The following are from one region of the Amedibacterium intestinale genome:
- a CDS encoding helix-turn-helix transcriptional regulator, with protein sequence MKMHEIIKKRRLEKNLTQEQIAQFLGVSTPAVNKWEKGTSFPDITLLPPLARLLDTDLNTLLSFQEDLSEQEVALFMNHVSELYDNEGFHNAYTCAMKKVKEFPSCDLLILSCATLLQGMYMMEKPKPEKEILETIESLYERVLHSSNISIQQQARSMLISKYINQKDYEKAEQMLQMIPDKQPVDKKQKQIQLYMAKGNYEKAQKITQENLLMQANEIQTTLLTLLDIAIKTKQEEDSFYIAEVAKKNAEVLDLWEYISYLPLFQLYTAYKKPMKCMQVLIPMLKSFTHVKDISTSPLYRMIEVKKQDSTFAKKMQKTILQSIKDDEETAFLKNNKDFQTLLKQYSSEEDN encoded by the coding sequence ATGAAAATGCATGAAATCATAAAAAAGCGAAGACTTGAAAAAAATCTCACACAGGAACAAATAGCACAATTTCTTGGAGTTAGTACTCCTGCTGTCAACAAATGGGAAAAGGGAACTTCATTTCCAGATATCACCCTTCTTCCTCCTCTGGCAAGACTTTTAGATACCGATTTAAATACGTTATTATCGTTTCAAGAGGATTTAAGCGAACAGGAAGTTGCCCTTTTCATGAATCATGTATCTGAATTATATGATAATGAAGGTTTTCATAATGCATATACATGTGCAATGAAGAAAGTAAAAGAATTCCCTTCCTGTGATCTTCTTATTCTTTCCTGCGCAACACTTTTACAAGGCATGTATATGATGGAGAAACCAAAACCAGAAAAAGAAATACTAGAGACAATCGAGTCTTTATATGAACGTGTACTGCATTCCAGCAACATTTCTATTCAGCAGCAGGCACGCTCCATGCTAATTTCCAAATATATCAATCAGAAAGATTATGAAAAAGCAGAACAAATGCTGCAAATGATTCCGGATAAACAACCTGTAGATAAAAAACAGAAACAAATACAATTATACATGGCAAAAGGAAACTATGAAAAAGCACAGAAGATCACACAGGAAAACTTATTAATGCAAGCAAACGAAATACAGACTACGCTGTTAACTCTTTTGGATATCGCCATTAAAACAAAGCAGGAAGAAGATAGCTTTTATATCGCAGAGGTTGCGAAAAAGAATGCAGAAGTACTGGACTTATGGGAGTATATTTCCTATCTTCCACTCTTTCAGCTATACACCGCTTATAAAAAACCTATGAAATGTATGCAGGTTTTAATTCCCATGTTGAAATCTTTCACACATGTTAAAGATATCAGCACCTCTCCATTGTATCGTATGATAGAAGTGAAAAAACAGGATTCAACTTTTGCAAAAAAAATGCAAAAAACAATTCTGCAATCCATAAAAGACGATGAAGAAACTGCCTTTTTAAAAAACAACAAAGATTTTCAGACTTTATTAAAACAGTATTCTAGTGAAGAAGACAATTAA
- a CDS encoding NAD(P)-dependent malic enzyme: protein MDYAKKAMEMHEQLKGKLEVVSKVKIETRDDLSTAYTPGVAAPCLEIQKNPNKSYELTGRGNCVAVITDGSAVLGLGDIGPEAGMPVMEGKCVLFKEFGGVDAIPLCIRSKDVGEIVRTISLLAGSFGGINLEDIAAPRCFEIEKKLKEVCDIPVFHDDQHGTAIVVASALLNALKVVHKEMGTVDIVINGAGSAGVAIAKLLLDMKFGNITLVDKAGILNIHNNNLTSGQREIVDITGCEKEGTLADAMKDADVFIGVSAPNIVSEEMVASMHKGAIVFTMANPTPEIMPDLALHAGAVVVGTGRSDFPNQINNVLAFPGIFKGALEVRASDINEEMKIAAAYGIASLISEDELKADYIIPSALDKRVAKAVAEAVKEAAIKSGVARI from the coding sequence ATGGACTATGCAAAAAAAGCAATGGAAATGCATGAACAGCTGAAAGGGAAACTGGAAGTTGTTTCAAAAGTAAAAATAGAAACAAGAGATGATTTAAGTACTGCTTATACACCGGGTGTTGCTGCACCATGTTTGGAAATTCAGAAAAATCCTAATAAGAGTTATGAGTTAACAGGAAGAGGGAATTGTGTTGCGGTAATTACCGATGGCAGTGCTGTATTAGGTTTAGGTGATATTGGACCAGAAGCTGGTATGCCCGTCATGGAAGGAAAATGTGTCTTATTCAAAGAATTTGGAGGAGTGGATGCAATTCCTTTATGTATTCGAAGCAAAGATGTTGGAGAAATTGTGAGAACGATTTCTTTGCTTGCGGGAAGTTTTGGCGGAATTAATTTGGAAGATATTGCAGCTCCACGCTGTTTTGAAATAGAGAAAAAATTAAAAGAAGTTTGTGATATTCCTGTATTTCATGATGATCAGCATGGTACAGCAATCGTAGTTGCTAGTGCATTGTTGAATGCATTAAAAGTTGTACATAAAGAAATGGGAACTGTGGATATTGTCATCAATGGAGCAGGAAGTGCTGGTGTAGCAATTGCCAAACTGCTGCTGGATATGAAGTTTGGAAATATCACACTGGTAGATAAAGCTGGTATTTTAAATATTCATAATAACAATCTGACAAGTGGGCAAAGAGAAATTGTGGATATTACTGGATGTGAAAAAGAAGGGACCTTGGCAGATGCTATGAAAGATGCGGATGTATTTATTGGGGTATCTGCACCTAATATTGTATCGGAAGAGATGGTAGCTTCTATGCATAAGGGAGCAATTGTATTTACGATGGCAAATCCTACACCGGAAATTATGCCAGATTTAGCGCTGCATGCAGGTGCCGTTGTTGTTGGTACAGGTAGAAGTGATTTCCCTAACCAGATTAATAATGTTTTGGCTTTCCCAGGTATTTTTAAAGGTGCTTTAGAAGTTCGTGCCAGTGATATCAATGAAGAGATGAAAATTGCTGCAGCGTATGGGATTGCTTCTTTGATTTCAGAAGATGAATTAAAAGCAGATTATATTATTCCAAGCGCATTGGATAAACGAGTGGCAAAAGCAGTTGCTGAAGCTGTAAAAGAAGCGGCAATAAAAAGTGGAGTAGCAAGAATATAA
- a CDS encoding aspartate-semialdehyde dehydrogenase: MKTYNLAILGGSGAVGYEMLKLLIDRNFPIKNLYLFASKKSAGKKITYKDKSYIIKELHNSSFKDIDIVLGAIDAKIMKSYLPAIMQDGAILIDNSSAFRMEKGIPLVIPEINPQDIYTHKGIISNPNCATIIALTALYPLHQHAHIKRMIVSTYQAVSGAGEKGINELKEQIQGSFAHQVFPYPIAFNLIPQIGDFEQNDYTSEEMKMQNEGRKILHQNDLSISCTCVRVPVYRSHSLSIYVEFEKEIDVSTAKNLLADAKGVILLDDNTQYPMPLYSSEKDDVYVGRIRQDLKNKNHALHLWCCGDQLRKGAALNAVQIAELLIKNHV; this comes from the coding sequence ATGAAAACTTATAACCTTGCCATCTTAGGCGGCAGTGGTGCCGTTGGATATGAAATGTTAAAGCTTTTAATAGACAGAAATTTTCCAATAAAAAATCTATATCTTTTCGCCAGCAAAAAAAGTGCTGGCAAAAAGATCACCTACAAAGATAAAAGCTATATCATAAAGGAACTTCACAACAGCAGTTTTAAAGATATTGATATCGTTTTAGGAGCTATAGATGCAAAAATCATGAAGTCCTATCTTCCTGCAATCATGCAAGATGGAGCCATTCTTATTGACAACAGTTCTGCTTTTCGTATGGAAAAAGGGATTCCTCTTGTGATACCCGAAATAAATCCACAAGACATTTATACTCATAAAGGAATTATCTCTAATCCAAATTGTGCAACCATCATTGCTTTAACAGCTTTATACCCTCTTCATCAACATGCCCATATCAAGCGTATGATCGTATCCACTTATCAGGCAGTAAGCGGTGCTGGGGAAAAAGGAATCAACGAATTAAAAGAACAGATACAAGGCAGCTTTGCTCATCAGGTTTTCCCCTACCCAATCGCATTTAACCTGATCCCGCAAATCGGAGATTTTGAACAAAACGATTACACCAGCGAAGAAATGAAAATGCAAAACGAAGGCAGAAAAATTCTTCATCAAAACGATTTATCTATAAGCTGTACGTGTGTACGAGTTCCCGTATACCGTTCGCATAGCCTTTCTATTTACGTAGAGTTTGAAAAAGAAATTGATGTTTCTACTGCTAAAAATTTATTAGCAGATGCAAAAGGTGTAATCTTGCTTGATGACAACACCCAATATCCAATGCCGCTTTATTCCAGTGAAAAGGATGATGTTTATGTTGGAAGAATACGACAAGATTTGAAAAACAAAAATCATGCGTTACACCTTTGGTGCTGTGGCGATCAGCTTAGAAAAGGTGCCGCATTAAACGCTGTACAGATTGCAGAATTGCTTATCAAAAATCATGTATAA
- a CDS encoding ACT domain-containing protein has product MQKFYIVDSSILPEVLDKVIEARTLLLNGEVRQVSEAVKKVGISRGTYYKYKDYVFLPDKGLNARKAVISLMLHHDKGILSEVLQIMSQGNANILTINQNIPIHDWASVVISFDISDMNISIDELMEKLRICHGVNNPQLLAVE; this is encoded by the coding sequence ATGCAGAAATTTTATATAGTAGACAGCAGCATTTTGCCGGAAGTTCTTGATAAAGTTATTGAAGCTAGAACACTTTTGTTAAATGGAGAAGTTCGACAGGTAAGTGAAGCTGTGAAAAAAGTTGGGATCAGCAGAGGAACGTACTATAAATATAAAGATTATGTCTTTCTCCCAGATAAGGGGTTAAATGCAAGAAAAGCGGTTATTTCTTTGATGCTGCACCATGATAAGGGGATCTTGTCTGAAGTTTTACAGATCATGTCTCAGGGAAATGCGAATATTCTAACGATTAATCAAAATATTCCAATTCATGATTGGGCAAGTGTTGTTATTTCATTTGATATTAGTGATATGAATATTTCTATTGATGAATTAATGGAAAAATTACGGATATGTCATGGTGTAAATAATCCACAGCTTTTAGCGGTTGAATAA
- a CDS encoding cyclic-di-AMP receptor has protein sequence MNVLLIIAEEEYIDEVKGRLANEGFFATEVGSNGGFLEYGEVVLILGVDQHDTEKVMHLLEKINVMYSSSLDVEAKIQVFSIPASQYIKKNG, from the coding sequence ATGAATGTATTGTTGATCATTGCAGAAGAAGAATATATAGATGAAGTTAAAGGAAGGCTTGCAAATGAAGGTTTTTTTGCTACAGAAGTTGGAAGCAATGGTGGATTTCTGGAATATGGAGAAGTTGTTCTTATTCTTGGGGTGGATCAGCATGATACGGAAAAAGTAATGCATCTACTAGAAAAAATTAATGTAATGTATTCATCATCTTTAGATGTGGAAGCTAAGATTCAGGTTTTTTCTATTCCTGCATCTCAATATATAAAGAAAAATGGTTAA